A region from the Altererythrobacter sp. H2 genome encodes:
- a CDS encoding TonB-dependent receptor: MKALLACASIGALALGLTTPALAQDSGDSGAESDGLGMIVVTAQKRSENIQDVPIAISAVGSEFLESRGIDSIDKLGTLAPNVKIERAPASKSISQIAIRGSVTINPAITWEPAVGLYLDGVYIAKAQGSIFDVADLERIEVLRGPQGTLYGRNALAGAVNLITKKPSGEAGGLAEVTYGSFDEMRLRGVIDLPQMGAFSAKVSGQYRKRDGLIDLAPNNPSGRNSTDSIDSGSFMVQLRAEIADNVTADYTYDYSKMSQTPPFSQLLRVNRNGDPRDIFDPNGPSYAFGGAFFPLDTIANPDRVTSASIDAPAYERSRSYGHALTLTVGLGDAEIKSITAYRDMAWADGLDLDGSPFPVAFTQRISDYNAFSQELQLTGQAFDDALSYVLGGFYFKEQAETLNPQTYFGGGVDLDSNYGSNTEAYALYAQLDYKLTEALKLTLGARYTHERKDISRFFRVNFDPANGILAPLVVADLPYGSIPDATYNNFSPAVTLAYKASENVNVYARFARGFKSGGFNGETNVFAAPTAACPSGALELCSPYRPEKVDTFEVGLKSQLFDNRVVLNVAAFRDERKDMQLSVFTATTGAASIIQNAAAARIQGLEFETVIRPVDALTINASLAFLDSDYKRFIDGGVDVSNNRAFPHAPKTTAAIGADLRVAEGDWGKFNLYADLSYSSSYFTFPYALTAPAASDQVAGSSKSAGRTIVNLRATVAEIPLGGVDADLSVFVRNLTEEDNPSNFIDFGPGFGGILLGYFPEPRTFGVTAGVKF, translated from the coding sequence ATGAAAGCACTGCTTGCCTGCGCATCCATCGGCGCGCTCGCTCTGGGTCTCACAACACCTGCGCTGGCGCAGGACTCCGGCGATTCCGGAGCGGAGAGCGATGGCCTGGGCATGATCGTGGTCACCGCGCAGAAGCGCAGTGAGAACATCCAGGACGTGCCGATTGCCATTTCCGCGGTTGGCTCCGAGTTTCTCGAAAGCCGCGGCATCGATTCGATCGACAAGCTGGGCACGCTGGCCCCGAACGTGAAGATCGAGCGGGCGCCGGCCTCCAAGTCGATCTCGCAGATCGCCATCCGCGGCTCGGTCACGATCAACCCTGCGATCACCTGGGAACCGGCCGTCGGCCTCTACCTCGATGGCGTGTACATCGCGAAGGCGCAGGGCTCGATCTTCGACGTCGCCGACCTTGAGCGGATCGAGGTCCTGCGCGGTCCGCAAGGCACGCTCTATGGCCGCAACGCGCTGGCGGGGGCGGTCAACCTGATTACCAAGAAGCCCAGCGGCGAAGCCGGCGGCCTGGCCGAAGTCACCTATGGCAGCTTTGATGAGATGCGCCTGCGCGGGGTCATCGACCTGCCACAGATGGGCGCCTTCTCGGCCAAGGTTTCCGGCCAGTACCGCAAGCGCGACGGCCTGATCGACCTTGCGCCGAACAACCCCTCGGGCCGCAACAGCACCGACTCGATCGATTCCGGCAGCTTCATGGTCCAGCTGCGTGCAGAGATCGCCGACAACGTGACGGCGGACTACACCTACGACTATTCCAAGATGAGCCAGACGCCGCCCTTCTCGCAGCTCCTGCGGGTCAACCGCAACGGCGATCCGCGCGACATCTTCGATCCCAACGGCCCGAGCTATGCCTTCGGCGGCGCGTTCTTCCCGCTCGATACCATCGCCAACCCCGACCGTGTGACCTCCGCCTCGATCGATGCGCCGGCCTACGAACGCTCGCGCAGCTATGGCCATGCCCTCACGCTGACGGTCGGCCTGGGCGACGCCGAGATCAAATCCATCACCGCCTATCGCGACATGGCCTGGGCGGACGGGCTCGATCTTGACGGCTCGCCCTTTCCCGTCGCCTTCACCCAGCGCATTTCCGACTACAACGCCTTCAGCCAGGAGCTTCAGCTGACCGGGCAGGCGTTCGATGACGCCCTGAGCTATGTTCTGGGCGGGTTCTATTTCAAAGAGCAGGCCGAAACGCTCAACCCGCAGACCTACTTCGGTGGCGGCGTCGACCTCGATTCGAACTACGGCTCCAACACCGAGGCCTATGCGCTCTACGCCCAGCTCGATTACAAGCTGACCGAGGCGCTCAAGCTGACACTGGGCGCCCGCTACACCCACGAACGCAAGGACATCAGCCGCTTCTTCCGGGTCAACTTCGATCCGGCCAACGGCATCCTGGCGCCGTTGGTGGTGGCCGACCTGCCCTATGGCAGCATCCCGGATGCCACCTACAACAACTTCTCGCCCGCAGTGACGCTGGCCTACAAGGCGTCGGAGAACGTCAACGTCTATGCCCGGTTCGCCCGCGGCTTCAAGTCGGGCGGGTTCAACGGCGAGACCAATGTCTTTGCCGCGCCCACTGCCGCTTGCCCGAGCGGCGCACTGGAACTGTGTTCGCCCTATCGCCCGGAAAAGGTCGATACCTTTGAAGTCGGCCTGAAGAGCCAGCTGTTCGACAACCGGGTGGTGTTAAACGTCGCTGCCTTCCGCGATGAGCGCAAGGACATGCAGCTGTCGGTCTTCACCGCCACCACCGGGGCAGCCTCGATCATCCAGAACGCCGCTGCCGCGCGGATCCAGGGGCTCGAGTTCGAGACCGTGATCCGGCCGGTTGATGCCCTGACCATCAATGCCTCGCTCGCATTCCTCGATTCCGACTACAAGCGCTTCATTGACGGCGGGGTCGACGTGTCGAACAACCGGGCTTTCCCGCACGCCCCCAAGACCACCGCCGCCATCGGAGCCGACTTGCGGGTGGCCGAAGGTGACTGGGGCAAGTTCAACCTCTATGCAGACCTCAGCTATTCTTCGAGCTACTTCACCTTCCCCTATGCGCTGACCGCACCTGCTGCGTCTGACCAGGTGGCCGGATCGAGCAAGTCGGCCGGGCGGACAATCGTCAACCTGCGCGCCACAGTGGCGGAAATCCCCCTTGGCGGGGTGGATGCGGACCTGTCGGTGTTCGTGCGCAACCTGACGGAGGAGGACAATCCGTCGAACTTCATCGACTTCGGCCCGGGCTTCGGCGGCATCCTACTGGGATACTTCCCCGAGCCGCGGACATTCGGGGTGACGGCCGGGGTCAAGTTCTGA